A single genomic interval of Lactococcus sp. S-13 harbors:
- a CDS encoding MDR family MFS transporter — protein MSDTEEKDYHLDIHGKHFSRNGMLLLILVGTFGAMLMQTAIGTMIPTLMKDFDISMSTAQGATTWFLLANGVMVPISAYLATKFPTRWLYEAAYGLLIVGMLMCYMAPTSNWWVFLSGRILQAIAVGVTMPLMQVALVNMFEPKRMGAVMGLGGIVIGVAPAIGPTFAGWLIVNKLHLFGMSFGGSWRTVFLIPMLVVALVFLVGLFVLHDVIPNRPMKLDFLSFILSILGFGVFLWGFTNVASDGWSDLAHVILPIIGGLIIITVFCWRQTTMKDPFLDIRVFKNKQFTLTTIAVALVTMAMMGVEMMLPLYLQEVHGLSAFNSGLTLLPGALMMMVVMPLAGAAYDRLGARPLTIVGFIILGIGTVPFIFLTTSTPNHFVTLLYGLRTVGIAMAMMPLMTSAMNALPVKDVAQGTASNSTARQIASSVVVALLSSVAQNVITNHMPATSLKTSNPMAYADKAINAMLTGYHASFMIGLAFAVVGLFVAFFLRRGKVVSGIHEEDALAAEGEVK, from the coding sequence ATGTCTGATACAGAAGAAAAAGACTATCATTTAGACATCCATGGCAAACATTTTAGCCGTAACGGAATGTTGCTGTTGATTTTAGTTGGAACCTTTGGCGCCATGCTCATGCAAACAGCCATTGGGACGATGATACCAACCCTGATGAAAGATTTTGATATTTCCATGTCAACTGCTCAAGGAGCTACTACATGGTTCTTACTCGCAAATGGCGTAATGGTACCAATCTCAGCCTACCTCGCTACAAAATTTCCAACTCGCTGGCTCTATGAAGCAGCCTATGGCCTACTTATCGTCGGAATGTTAATGTGTTATATGGCACCGACTTCGAACTGGTGGGTCTTCCTTTCAGGTCGGATCCTTCAAGCCATCGCCGTTGGGGTTACAATGCCCCTGATGCAAGTTGCCCTCGTCAATATGTTTGAACCCAAGCGTATGGGTGCGGTCATGGGACTTGGAGGAATCGTTATCGGAGTCGCTCCAGCCATCGGCCCAACTTTTGCAGGTTGGTTGATTGTTAACAAACTTCATTTATTTGGAATGAGTTTTGGCGGAAGCTGGCGTACAGTTTTCCTGATTCCAATGCTCGTCGTTGCCCTTGTCTTTCTCGTTGGTCTCTTCGTTTTGCATGACGTTATTCCCAACCGTCCAATGAAACTTGATTTTCTCAGTTTTATCCTTTCAATTCTAGGATTTGGAGTCTTTCTTTGGGGCTTCACCAATGTTGCCAGTGACGGATGGAGCGATCTTGCTCACGTCATTCTCCCAATCATTGGTGGCTTGATTATTATCACAGTCTTCTGTTGGCGTCAAACGACGATGAAGGATCCATTTTTGGATATTCGCGTCTTTAAAAATAAACAATTCACCTTAACTACTATCGCCGTAGCCCTTGTGACCATGGCCATGATGGGTGTAGAAATGATGCTTCCCCTCTACCTCCAAGAAGTTCACGGACTCTCAGCCTTTAACTCAGGCTTGACTCTCCTACCAGGAGCATTGATGATGATGGTTGTAATGCCACTAGCCGGTGCAGCCTACGACCGCTTAGGAGCAAGACCATTGACCATCGTCGGTTTCATCATCTTAGGTATTGGGACAGTTCCCTTCATTTTCTTGACAACAAGCACACCAAATCACTTCGTGACTTTACTCTACGGACTTCGTACCGTTGGTATCGCGATGGCAATGATGCCTTTAATGACTTCAGCCATGAATGCTTTACCTGTCAAAGACGTGGCCCAAGGAACAGCATCAAACAGCACTGCCCGTCAAATCGCCTCCTCAGTCGTCGTTGCCCTATTGAGTTCTGTCGCGCAAAACGTGATTACAAACCATATGCCAGCAACTTCCCTAAAAACCAGCAACCCAATGGCCTACGCTGACAAAGCCATCAATGCAATGTTGACTGGTTATCACGCCTCATTCATGATTGGCCTTGCCTTTGCCGTCGTTGGTCTTTTCGTAGCATTCTTCTTGCGTCGTGGAAAAGTTGTCAGCGGGATTCATGAAGAAGACGCCTTAGCAGCAGAAGGAGAGGTAAAATAA
- a CDS encoding holin translates to MEYQLLGISGLVLIILGLTWLKDGEKMDPPLKKRIIIDLTTIALFWIVFEFWHFSKPRAYENEVGWIISGSLAFFGARMIQLICQINPMFQELVNYLKSKNGKTDVIEKENTEEKE, encoded by the coding sequence ATGGAATATCAATTATTAGGAATTTCAGGGTTAGTCTTAATCATACTGGGGCTGACCTGGCTGAAAGATGGGGAAAAGATGGACCCCCCTTTAAAAAAGAGAATCATTATTGATTTAACAACAATTGCTTTATTTTGGATTGTTTTTGAGTTCTGGCATTTCTCAAAGCCTAGGGCCTATGAAAATGAAGTGGGTTGGATTATCAGCGGGTCGCTTGCGTTCTTTGGCGCACGAATGATCCAACTCATTTGTCAAATCAATCCAATGTTTCAAGAACTCGTGAATTACTTGAAATCTAAGAATGGCAAGACTGATGTCATCGAAAAGGAAAATACGGAGGAAAAGGAATGA
- a CDS encoding MurR/RpiR family transcriptional regulator, with product MEKLSDAEMYAWNFLEDNKSKVQRSSITQIAEEGHVSTATIVRSLKKRGFEGFSDYKNQLKRENMTDKRGEVRGLSKEANAFVYKNIDEVTRTINLLDAQDLTAVLANLTRAKTIMVIARGPSTGVADDLTHRLQSLGKNAVSRYYDSMMDYADKLTADDMVIALSSSGNTARLIAAVKKAQKQGARVLTITCNYQSELAQLSDLLLLAYKSKLEKSALLGDAASRMTLELVCRILLDLYAIFEEKGTISD from the coding sequence ATGGAAAAATTATCTGATGCGGAGATGTACGCTTGGAATTTTTTGGAAGACAATAAATCTAAGGTGCAACGTTCATCAATCACTCAAATTGCAGAAGAAGGGCACGTGAGTACGGCAACGATTGTGCGTAGTCTAAAAAAACGTGGTTTTGAAGGCTTTTCAGATTATAAAAACCAACTCAAGCGCGAAAATATGACGGATAAGCGGGGGGAAGTCCGTGGTCTGTCTAAGGAAGCAAATGCTTTTGTGTATAAAAATATCGATGAGGTTACACGGACAATCAATCTGCTGGATGCGCAGGATCTAACTGCTGTTTTGGCTAACTTGACACGAGCAAAGACAATCATGGTGATTGCACGCGGACCAAGCACGGGTGTTGCAGATGATTTGACGCATCGTTTGCAGTCACTGGGGAAAAATGCGGTGAGTCGCTATTATGATAGTATGATGGACTATGCGGACAAGTTGACGGCGGATGATATGGTAATTGCATTGAGTTCGTCAGGCAATACTGCTCGTTTGATTGCTGCAGTAAAGAAAGCACAAAAACAAGGGGCAAGGGTGTTGACGATTACTTGTAATTATCAAAGTGAACTTGCGCAGTTGAGCGACTTGTTATTGCTTGCTTATAAGTCAAAGTTGGAAAAATCGGCCCTTCTTGGAGATGCGGCAAGTCGAATGACTTTGGAATTAGTTTGTCGGATTTTACTTGATTTGTATGCAATTTTTGAGGAAAAAGGGACAATCAGTGACTGA
- a CDS encoding LysM peptidoglycan-binding domain-containing protein, translating to MKKLIKKTAIGLAVLFVVAASRPVFAAVGDQGVDWSKYNGDYGNFGYAHDKFAIAQIGGTYGGVFVDQATYSTQVASTIAQGKRAHTYIWYQVGGSKEVAKAALDRYLPKIQTPKDSIVALDYESGASPDKQANTDAILYGMRRVKAAGYTPMYYSYKPYTLANVNYKQIIKAFPNSLWIAEYPNYAVTPTPNYNFFPSLDGISIFQFTSTYVAGGLDGNVDLTGITDNGYKNGNPSKPNTTTPAISDGKEADHVKGNSVEVGMTVKVNFSAKSYATGQAIPQWVKGLPHKIVQKQGDTVLLDGIMSWLSVHDVETLNASTAPNQPTPSTATQTRVVQAGDTLSGIASSWGTNWQELARQNALSNPSLIYTGQVIRFIGGQSGATMRTYTVRSGDNLSSIAQQLGTSVQSLVSVNGISNPNLIYAGQTLKY from the coding sequence ATGAAAAAACTCATTAAAAAAACTGCCATTGGTTTGGCAGTTTTATTCGTTGTTGCAGCAAGTAGACCAGTCTTTGCGGCAGTCGGTGACCAAGGAGTGGACTGGTCCAAGTATAATGGGGACTATGGGAATTTTGGCTATGCGCATGATAAATTTGCCATTGCTCAAATTGGTGGAACTTATGGAGGAGTTTTTGTTGACCAAGCAACCTATTCAACACAGGTTGCCTCAACGATTGCTCAAGGAAAAAGAGCCCATACCTACATTTGGTATCAAGTTGGCGGTTCAAAAGAAGTAGCTAAAGCAGCACTTGACCGTTACCTCCCTAAAATTCAAACACCAAAAGACTCAATTGTGGCACTGGACTATGAAAGTGGGGCAAGTCCGGATAAGCAAGCCAATACTGATGCTATTCTATACGGAATGCGACGTGTGAAAGCTGCAGGCTACACTCCGATGTACTACTCTTACAAGCCTTATACGTTGGCAAACGTCAATTATAAGCAAATCATCAAAGCGTTTCCTAACTCCCTCTGGATTGCGGAATATCCCAATTATGCAGTCACACCAACCCCAAATTATAACTTTTTCCCAAGTTTAGACGGAATTAGTATTTTTCAGTTCACGTCAACTTATGTTGCAGGCGGACTGGATGGCAATGTTGATTTAACAGGAATCACAGATAATGGCTATAAGAATGGCAACCCATCTAAGCCTAATACGACTACTCCAGCTATTTCTGACGGTAAAGAAGCCGATCACGTCAAGGGGAACAGCGTAGAAGTGGGAATGACGGTTAAAGTCAACTTCAGTGCTAAAAGCTATGCGACGGGTCAAGCTATTCCGCAGTGGGTCAAAGGGCTTCCGCACAAGATTGTTCAAAAACAGGGCGATACTGTTTTGCTTGACGGGATCATGAGCTGGCTTTCAGTACATGATGTTGAAACCTTGAATGCCTCAACAGCACCAAATCAACCAACACCAAGCACAGCTACACAAACTCGTGTTGTCCAAGCGGGCGATACTTTGAGTGGCATTGCTTCAAGCTGGGGGACAAACTGGCAAGAATTAGCACGTCAGAACGCTCTAAGCAATCCAAGCTTGATTTACACAGGTCAGGTCATTCGCTTCATAGGCGGTCAGTCTGGGGCTACAATGCGGACTTACACCGTACGTTCTGGTGATAATCTTTCGAGCATTGCTCAACAACTGGGAACAAGTGTTCAAAGCTTGGTATCAGTGAATGGAATTTCAAACCCTAACCTGATTTATGCTGGGCAAACCCTTAAATATTAG
- a CDS encoding tape measure protein, which yields MNELFKILGTIAIDGSDVDNELNKAVGSAESSGGKFKSILQGIGMGIGNMIVQGAQKIASFAGEAMNASDALNKYTSTMKFAGFKDADINRSRNVFKKYADDTVYDLETITNTGAQLAANGIKNFQSLTLSAGNLNAVAGGNADTFKSVAMVMTQTAGAGKLTTENWNQMADAIPGASGMLQKAMKDNGAYTGNFRDAMAAGQITADEFNQAIEELGNKPVAVEAAKSTKTFEGAIGNMQASVVTGLNNVIDALGKGGMTNAITQFGSGVEGAFNKVVTWVNQGKKLIGEFQDRLKENGAIDSFKQLFSSVQIAIGTVKDIIGQLWQSFTGGTSSKDMMKGLADAAKTLSDKLTNAVNNVGAFLTKISNNGSVQKFADTIKAVGVALFTGVAALKGYQIALAAMKVVQTVQLAFFAFFNVLQNGGTVLKAAQVALKLFNVTLMANPIPIIITAIAALVAGLIYFFTQTKTGQAIWQNFMNWLKSAWQAIAQFFSNLWDGIVDTFNTVVNSLKEVWESVTSFFSGLWDDITNIFTTAVNSISNFVVPIFNSIASGIQMAMNIIWSVIQIVWQLIKATFELVVGGIVAYIKWAGDIWVSIIRTAMDAIHGIITSVWNAIKPFVMSVVNGIKNIITTVWNAIATSITTVMTTVSNQISAIWNAIRNVFSAVVGWISSFIAREVENWKNVINTVMNAILAVIVPIWNSVKNTIATAVNAIKNVITSVFNAVKSTVTSIFNSVREIISSVWNSIKTTISNVVNAIKSGVSSGFNTVRNTASSIFSAVSSSISSIWNGIKNAISNTVNSIKGTVSNVFNAIKNAMEAPIRGAQSVISGIIDTIKRLFNFKINFPDITIPKIPMPHFKISGDFNPLKGKIPSIGVDWYAKGGIMDGATIFGMNGNNLQVGGEAGREAILPLTDKVLRQIGIGARDASGGAGDGDGLVFNQYNYSPENIDARTASKYAKRDGKDMLRTLRIRS from the coding sequence ATGAACGAATTATTCAAAATTCTGGGTACGATCGCAATTGACGGAAGTGATGTAGATAACGAACTGAATAAAGCGGTCGGCTCTGCCGAAAGTTCCGGCGGAAAATTTAAGTCCATTTTACAAGGGATTGGAATGGGTATCGGGAATATGATTGTTCAAGGTGCTCAAAAAATTGCATCTTTTGCTGGTGAAGCAATGAATGCCAGTGACGCCCTCAATAAATACACTTCCACCATGAAATTTGCAGGTTTTAAAGATGCAGATATCAACAGGTCACGTAACGTTTTCAAAAAATACGCAGACGACACGGTCTACGATTTAGAAACGATTACAAATACTGGAGCGCAGTTAGCAGCAAATGGGATTAAAAACTTCCAAAGTTTGACCCTTTCGGCTGGTAACTTGAATGCAGTTGCCGGGGGAAATGCGGACACTTTCAAATCAGTAGCAATGGTAATGACTCAAACAGCGGGAGCTGGTAAATTAACCACTGAAAACTGGAATCAAATGGCGGATGCAATTCCCGGAGCTTCTGGAATGCTCCAGAAAGCCATGAAAGACAATGGGGCTTACACGGGTAATTTCCGCGATGCTATGGCTGCCGGACAAATTACCGCTGACGAATTTAACCAAGCTATTGAGGAATTGGGAAATAAACCAGTGGCGGTTGAAGCGGCTAAAAGCACCAAGACCTTCGAGGGCGCTATCGGGAATATGCAGGCCTCAGTTGTTACGGGGTTAAATAATGTCATTGACGCTCTCGGTAAAGGCGGAATGACCAATGCCATCACTCAATTTGGATCAGGAGTAGAAGGAGCTTTTAACAAGGTTGTCACATGGGTCAATCAGGGTAAAAAGCTTATCGGAGAATTTCAAGACCGTTTAAAAGAAAATGGAGCGATCGATTCCTTCAAACAGCTTTTTAGCTCTGTTCAGATAGCCATTGGGACAGTGAAAGATATTATCGGTCAATTGTGGCAAAGTTTTACTGGTGGAACTTCATCTAAGGATATGATGAAGGGCTTAGCTGATGCCGCTAAGACTTTATCTGATAAATTAACCAATGCAGTAAATAATGTAGGAGCATTCCTAACCAAGATTAGCAATAATGGTTCTGTTCAAAAATTTGCGGACACGATTAAAGCTGTTGGGGTTGCGCTTTTCACTGGAGTTGCAGCGCTTAAAGGCTATCAAATAGCCCTGGCTGCAATGAAAGTTGTTCAAACTGTCCAACTTGCCTTTTTCGCCTTTTTTAACGTTTTACAAAATGGTGGAACAGTACTCAAAGCTGCTCAAGTGGCATTGAAACTATTTAATGTCACTCTTATGGCCAATCCGATACCGATTATCATAACTGCGATTGCAGCACTTGTGGCAGGTTTAATTTATTTCTTCACCCAAACCAAAACAGGTCAAGCCATCTGGCAAAACTTCATGAATTGGCTGAAATCTGCGTGGCAAGCCATAGCGCAGTTTTTTAGTAATCTTTGGGATGGAATTGTAGATACCTTTAACACTGTTGTAAATTCTTTAAAAGAGGTTTGGGAAAGTGTTACCTCATTTTTCAGTGGACTGTGGGATGATATTACAAATATTTTTACAACAGCTGTTAATTCTATATCAAATTTTGTTGTTCCTATTTTCAATTCTATTGCTTCAGGAATTCAAATGGCAATGAATATTATTTGGTCAGTCATCCAGATTGTTTGGCAATTGATTAAAGCGACTTTTGAACTTGTAGTGGGAGGAATTGTTGCTTATATAAAATGGGCTGGAGATATCTGGGTTTCCATCATAAGGACGGCAATGGATGCTATACATGGCATAATAACAAGCGTTTGGAATGCTATCAAACCATTTGTAATGTCAGTAGTTAACGGAATCAAAAATATTATTACAACGGTTTGGAACGCAATTGCCACCAGCATCACTACAGTGATGACTACGGTTAGTAATCAGATTTCTGCCATATGGAACGCCATAAGAAACGTATTTAGCGCGGTGGTGGGATGGATAAGTTCATTCATCGCACGAGAAGTGGAAAATTGGAAGAATGTTATTAATACTGTGATGAACGCAATTCTAGCGGTGATTGTTCCAATTTGGAATAGCGTTAAAAATACAATCGCAACGGCAGTAAACGCCATTAAGAATGTGATTACATCAGTTTTTAATGCTGTAAAATCTACTGTCACAAGTATTTTTAATTCAGTGAGAGAAATAATTTCATCTGTATGGAATAGTATAAAGACTACGATTTCTAATGTAGTCAATGCAATAAAATCCGGTGTCTCATCTGGATTTAATACAGTGAGAAATACCGCTTCAAGTATATTTAGTGCAGTAAGCAGTAGCATTTCAAGTATTTGGAACGGAATTAAAAATGCTATTTCAAATACTGTTAACAGCATTAAAGGCACAGTATCAAACGTCTTTAATGCTATAAAAAACGCCATGGAAGCACCAATCAGAGGGGCTCAGAGTGTCATCAGTGGAATTATCGACACAATAAAAAGATTGTTTAATTTTAAAATCAACTTCCCTGACATCACCATCCCGAAGATTCCAATGCCTCACTTTAAAATTAGTGGTGATTTTAATCCATTAAAAGGTAAAATTCCATCAATTGGAGTAGACTGGTACGCTAAAGGCGGAATTATGGATGGCGCAACTATTTTTGGGATGAATGGGAACAATCTTCAAGTGGGCGGCGAAGCTGGACGTGAAGCTATCTTACCATTGACTGATAAAGTCCTTAGACAAATCGGGATAGGCGCAAGAGATGCTTCTGGTGGAGCTGGAGATGGAGATGGGCTTGTGTTCAATCAGTACAACTACAGTCCTGAAAACATTGATGCACGTACAGCGTCGAAATATGCCAAGAGAGACGGCAAGGATATGTTGCGCACATTACGGATAAGGAGTTAA
- a CDS encoding MarR family transcriptional regulator, with amino-acid sequence MEENKALVLKTFQNSAEMLDAKAVAALTGIDKAEVTKLIAKLKKEGSLHSPKRCYYEITK; translated from the coding sequence ATGGAAGAAAATAAAGCACTCGTGCTAAAAACATTTCAAAATTCCGCAGAAATGCTTGACGCCAAAGCCGTCGCAGCACTTACAGGAATTGACAAAGCTGAAGTTACAAAACTCATCGCCAAACTCAAAAAAGAAGGCAGCCTCCACTCGCCGAAACGTTGCTATTATGAAATCACCAAATAA
- a CDS encoding MarR family winged helix-turn-helix transcriptional regulator, which yields MDYNKAAGEFLVNLRNHGKPELMRRFNTYSHGEKLVLDYLYKKAGKPIVPSEIAKFTNTSTARIATILNNLEDKKMITREISRNDRRKILVAITDKGRSTAQAVQAQACSNLARVFEEMGEERTTSFIENAKLFLDIFMKQQEEKGETNV from the coding sequence ATGGATTATAATAAAGCAGCAGGAGAATTTCTGGTCAACCTAAGAAATCATGGCAAACCCGAGCTTATGCGTCGTTTCAATACCTATTCACACGGTGAAAAATTGGTCTTGGATTACCTCTACAAAAAAGCTGGGAAACCCATTGTACCTAGTGAAATCGCCAAATTTACCAATACAAGCACTGCCCGTATCGCCACGATTTTAAACAATTTGGAAGATAAAAAAATGATTACCCGAGAAATCTCACGAAATGACCGTCGAAAAATCTTGGTCGCCATTACCGATAAAGGACGCTCCACAGCTCAAGCCGTACAAGCTCAAGCTTGCTCAAATCTGGCTCGCGTGTTTGAAGAAATGGGTGAAGAGCGCACCACAAGCTTTATTGAAAATGCCAAACTCTTTTTGGATATTTTCATGAAACAACAAGAAGAAAAAGGAGAAACAAATGTCTGA
- the arr gene encoding NAD(+)--rifampin ADP-ribosyltransferase: MTEILDEGPFYHGTKADLQVGDVLRAGFSSNYDEKIIMNHVYFTALADGAGLAAELARGTNPARVYQIEPTGLFENDPNVTDKKFKGNPTRSYRSSAPLKIVAEIKDWKRPDPAVLKIWQEKLKRSDKGEILN; the protein is encoded by the coding sequence ATGACAGAAATTTTAGATGAAGGCCCATTTTATCATGGGACAAAAGCAGATTTGCAGGTTGGCGATGTGTTGAGGGCAGGATTTTCTTCAAATTATGATGAAAAAATCATCATGAATCATGTCTATTTCACAGCCTTGGCTGACGGAGCAGGATTGGCAGCAGAGTTAGCGCGTGGCACAAATCCTGCGCGTGTTTATCAAATTGAACCAACAGGACTTTTTGAAAATGACCCTAACGTCACGGATAAAAAATTCAAAGGCAACCCCACTCGCTCTTACCGCAGCAGCGCCCCTTTGAAAATCGTTGCCGAAATCAAAGATTGGAAAAGACCAGATCCAGCAGTTTTGAAAATCTGGCAGGAAAAGCTCAAGCGCTCAGACAAGGGCGAAATTCTCAATTAA
- a CDS encoding DUF4811 domain-containing protein, translating to MLIFILIIVFTILTFYGLMFIKNKPVSKIIGGTSLFILILSVGMLLFHIKDNWGMKEVTTSTTHQIYTAGDKTAAYGMMIKAEIGKNTGNYVLIYRNDKNSAKPDTNFKPDQKNIIEAVKKTATYKLTDSEKATVTTTTTRRVWKSDLFKNLFSVGDENKELVKQHSVVSVPKATWLVLTQDQVEKLAKEAPAMQKQMEAQLKANPEKAAELAQLQKTDPTAYAKMQVEQIKQLLGIKN from the coding sequence ATGTTAATCTTTATCCTGATTATTGTCTTTACAATCTTAACTTTCTACGGGTTGATGTTTATCAAAAACAAGCCAGTAAGCAAAATCATTGGTGGAACTTCACTCTTCATCCTGATTCTATCCGTTGGAATGCTCCTCTTTCACATCAAAGATAATTGGGGCATGAAAGAAGTTACCACCAGCACAACTCACCAAATCTACACCGCAGGTGACAAAACAGCTGCCTACGGCATGATGATAAAAGCTGAAATCGGTAAAAACACAGGCAACTACGTCCTTATTTATCGAAATGATAAAAATTCAGCCAAACCTGACACCAACTTCAAACCCGACCAAAAAAATATCATTGAAGCAGTCAAAAAAACAGCCACTTATAAGCTGACAGACAGCGAAAAAGCCACTGTAACCACGACCACAACACGTCGCGTGTGGAAATCAGACCTCTTCAAAAATCTCTTTAGCGTTGGCGATGAAAATAAAGAATTGGTTAAACAACACTCCGTTGTCTCTGTTCCTAAAGCCACATGGCTTGTCTTAACCCAAGATCAAGTCGAAAAACTGGCCAAAGAAGCACCAGCGATGCAAAAGCAAATGGAAGCTCAACTCAAAGCAAATCCAGAAAAAGCAGCCGAGCTCGCCCAACTTCAAAAAACAGACCCAACAGCATACGCAAAAATGCAAGTAGAACAAATCAAACAGCTACTGGGTATAAAAAACTGA
- a CDS encoding phage tail family protein, translated as MQIVYKNSEGGQVVFGQQPPFLVTSKKGFGAVENIITKQQQYGLDGSILVNQQLDDRTLEIEGEFIASSAVDLQNKRKQLASLHNPKLSGTLTYFPDNGNVYQIDVVVEQAPVMDNSSNNLTQSYSIRFISLDSYWIDKNQADKLIMLSSLKKNLTFPLRITSSFTFAIHSENNIQVISNEGDVRVGMIITLNFLSGVTNPKVLNVTTGEYFRLEKAYSAGELLTINTLRGEKEITLTKSGGTEENDLEFWDENSIFLQLDKGNNFFQLQADSGAENMLGTVRISPKVIGV; from the coding sequence ATGCAAATTGTCTATAAAAATTCAGAAGGAGGTCAGGTTGTTTTTGGGCAACAGCCTCCTTTTTTAGTAACATCAAAAAAAGGTTTTGGTGCGGTTGAGAATATCATCACCAAGCAACAACAATACGGTTTAGACGGCTCTATTTTAGTCAATCAGCAACTTGATGATCGAACGCTTGAAATCGAAGGTGAATTTATTGCGAGCAGTGCGGTTGATTTACAAAATAAGCGAAAGCAATTGGCCAGCCTTCATAATCCCAAATTATCCGGGACGTTAACTTATTTCCCGGATAATGGGAACGTTTATCAAATTGATGTTGTAGTCGAGCAAGCTCCGGTAATGGACAACTCGTCTAATAACCTTACTCAAAGCTATTCAATTCGTTTCATCTCTCTTGATTCTTATTGGATTGACAAAAATCAAGCAGACAAGCTGATTATGTTATCTTCGTTAAAGAAAAACCTTACCTTTCCTTTGCGAATCACGAGTTCATTTACTTTTGCAATTCACTCTGAAAATAATATTCAAGTCATTTCAAACGAAGGAGACGTTCGAGTGGGAATGATTATCACTTTAAATTTTTTGAGCGGCGTAACTAATCCCAAGGTTTTAAATGTGACCACCGGCGAATATTTCAGACTTGAAAAGGCATATTCCGCTGGTGAGCTACTCACCATCAACACGCTTCGAGGGGAGAAAGAAATCACACTGACTAAATCTGGCGGCACAGAAGAAAATGACCTTGAATTTTGGGACGAAAATAGCATTTTCTTGCAATTGGATAAAGGAAATAACTTTTTTCAATTGCAGGCCGATTCAGGAGCAGAAAATATGCTTGGTACTGTGAGAATTAGTCCAAAAGTGATAGGAGTTTAA
- a CDS encoding siphovirus ReqiPepy6 Gp37-like family protein — MQKILLAYQWLGDFNFAKAKIFDGFESLIIYENYGKCNTFELDIPFSFENNAIFRPESVFKFEGIYYYVDDVSGKNDQLKVCGKSLAGKYDTRIIDRVYTASKSPALIAWDHINQEMINPANYTDVNGSHNGSDRKIEYLALAAADGLNLASIDYQNSYGGVDEQVEKLCETYDFGFREIGSKGKVSNQIQFFKGRDVSKWVVFSDDADGYDNLSEVEFEHTTFDEKTVAYALGEGEGTARTKIVVNPNLKGLGRKETYVDARDLQSKNDTTTIPAATYNNMLKERGAQALADRQEVITLNGDFILESKLIKFGRDFFVGDKVKLLSKRYGASKTAVISQAKKTYNEKGEYLELTYDKETPTIFKLLGRK; from the coding sequence ATGCAAAAAATTTTACTTGCTTATCAATGGTTAGGAGATTTTAATTTTGCAAAAGCTAAGATTTTTGATGGCTTTGAATCCTTGATTATTTATGAAAATTACGGTAAGTGCAATACGTTTGAATTGGATATTCCGTTCAGTTTTGAAAATAATGCGATTTTTCGTCCGGAGAGCGTTTTTAAATTTGAAGGGATTTACTATTACGTTGACGACGTTTCAGGGAAAAATGACCAATTAAAAGTTTGCGGAAAATCTTTAGCTGGCAAATATGACACTCGAATTATTGACAGGGTATATACTGCTAGTAAAAGTCCTGCTTTAATCGCTTGGGATCACATCAATCAAGAAATGATAAATCCCGCAAATTATACAGACGTCAACGGTTCTCACAATGGCTCAGATAGAAAGATTGAATACTTGGCTTTAGCTGCAGCAGATGGATTAAATTTGGCTTCAATCGACTATCAAAATTCCTACGGAGGAGTTGACGAGCAAGTAGAGAAGCTTTGTGAAACTTATGACTTTGGCTTTAGGGAGATTGGCTCAAAAGGAAAAGTAAGCAATCAAATTCAGTTTTTTAAAGGAAGGGATGTTTCAAAGTGGGTTGTATTTTCCGACGATGCGGATGGTTACGACAATTTGAGTGAAGTTGAGTTTGAACATACAACTTTTGATGAGAAAACCGTGGCTTATGCTTTAGGAGAAGGAGAGGGTACGGCTCGTACAAAAATTGTCGTCAACCCGAATTTAAAAGGCTTGGGCAGAAAAGAAACCTACGTGGATGCACGCGACCTGCAAAGCAAAAATGACACGACTACAATTCCTGCCGCGACATATAATAATATGCTAAAAGAGCGGGGTGCTCAGGCACTAGCGGATAGGCAAGAGGTCATCACACTAAATGGTGATTTTATTTTAGAATCAAAACTCATTAAATTTGGTCGTGATTTTTTTGTCGGTGACAAAGTGAAGTTGCTCAGCAAACGTTATGGAGCCTCTAAAACAGCGGTTATTTCACAAGCTAAAAAAACTTACAACGAAAAAGGAGAATATTTAGAGTTGACATACGACAAAGAAACACCCACAATTTTTAAACTTTTAGGAAGGAAATAA